A single Streptomyces mirabilis DNA region contains:
- a CDS encoding class II aldolase/adducin family protein: MQGPTPPVPLPTDQLQFAMPPMYDSLDDERRHRKERLAGALRIFGRLGFEDGVSGHITARDPEYSNCFWVNPFGMPFKHVTVSDLVMANQDGQVIEGRYHVNQAAFTVHAQVHAARPDVVAVAHCHSVHGRALSALGDLLDPISQESCAFYEDHALYDSYTGVAVDTEEGRRIASALGTRKALVLRNHGLLTVGDSVDAAAWWFLSMERSSQVQLTARAAGRPILIDHKQAVATREQLGGDLVAWINYQPLWQDISRSEPDLLS, from the coding sequence ATGCAAGGGCCCACGCCGCCCGTGCCCCTGCCCACCGACCAGCTGCAGTTCGCCATGCCGCCGATGTACGACTCGTTGGACGACGAGCGACGCCATCGCAAGGAGCGGTTGGCGGGGGCGCTGCGGATCTTCGGGCGGCTCGGCTTCGAGGACGGGGTCTCCGGTCACATCACCGCGCGCGACCCGGAGTACAGCAACTGCTTCTGGGTGAACCCCTTCGGGATGCCGTTCAAGCACGTCACCGTGAGCGACCTGGTCATGGCCAACCAGGACGGGCAGGTGATCGAGGGCCGCTACCACGTGAACCAGGCGGCGTTCACCGTGCACGCCCAGGTCCACGCCGCCCGCCCCGACGTCGTCGCCGTCGCGCACTGCCACTCCGTGCACGGCCGCGCCCTGTCCGCCCTCGGTGACCTGCTCGACCCGATCAGCCAGGAGAGCTGCGCCTTCTACGAGGACCACGCGCTGTACGACTCGTACACCGGTGTCGCCGTGGACACCGAGGAGGGCCGCCGGATCGCCTCCGCGCTCGGCACCCGCAAGGCGCTCGTGCTGCGCAACCACGGGCTGCTGACCGTGGGCGACTCGGTGGACGCGGCGGCCTGGTGGTTCCTGTCGATGGAGCGCTCCAGCCAGGTTCAGCTGACCGCACGGGCCGCGGGCCGCCCCATCCTCATCGACCACAAGCAGGCGGTCGCGACCCGGGAGCAGCTCGGCGGCGATCTGGTGGCGTGGATCAACTACCAGCCGCTGTGGCAGGACATCAGCCGCAGCGAACCGGACCTCCTCAGCTGA
- a CDS encoding pyridoxamine 5'-phosphate oxidase family protein has product MSATNGLTESPAEHADPARWGTFVAAESSLARSVEERFGAFTHHVLATLRKDGSPRTTGLEVRFLRGELWLGMMPDSLKALDLRRDPRFALQANPGPGTAMGGGDVRISGRAVEVDDGAAKAAYVKEVEPPEPFHLFRTELTEVVRTYVEDDTYLVVEIWKPGEPVRTLRRT; this is encoded by the coding sequence ATGAGCGCTACCAACGGCCTTACCGAGAGCCCTGCCGAACATGCGGACCCTGCGCGCTGGGGCACCTTCGTCGCCGCCGAATCCTCACTCGCCCGGTCGGTCGAAGAGCGTTTCGGGGCCTTCACGCACCACGTCCTCGCAACTCTCCGCAAGGACGGTTCGCCCCGGACCACCGGCCTGGAGGTGCGTTTCCTGCGCGGCGAGCTGTGGCTCGGCATGATGCCGGACTCGCTCAAGGCGCTCGACCTGCGCCGCGACCCGCGCTTCGCACTCCAGGCGAACCCGGGACCGGGCACGGCGATGGGAGGCGGGGACGTCCGGATCAGCGGACGGGCCGTCGAGGTCGACGACGGGGCGGCGAAGGCCGCGTACGTGAAAGAGGTGGAACCGCCGGAGCCGTTCCACCTCTTCCGCACCGAGCTGACGGAGGTCGTACGGACCTACGTCGAGGACGACACGTATCTGGTCGTCGAGATCTGGAAGCCCGGAGAGCCGGTGCGGACTCTCAGGCGGACCTGA
- the guaA gene encoding glutamine-hydrolyzing GMP synthase, with protein MPEASPAAPDTVLVVDFGAQYAQLIARRVREARVYSEIVPSTMPVQEMLAKNPAAIILSGGPSSVYAEAAPRLDRAIFESGVPVFGMCYGFQLMATTLGGTVDNTGAREYGRTPLHVSKSGSTLFEGTPDEQSVWMSHGDACSAAPEGFTVTASTDVVPVAAFENDEKKLYGVQYHPEVMHSTHGQQVLEHFLYRGAGLTPNWTTGNVIDEQVALIREQVGDKRAICGLSGGVDSAVAAALVQKAIGSQLTCVYVDHGLMRKGETEQVEKDFVAATGVQLKVVDAQERFLTALKGVSDPEEKRKIIGREFIRVFEQAQAEIIAEAAEGEDVAFLVQGTLYPDVVESGGGTGTANIKSHHNVGGLPEDLEFELVEPLRKLFKDEVRMVGQELGLPDEIVQRQPFPGPGLGIRIVGEVTKERLDLLREADAIAREELTAAGLDRDIWQCPVVLLADVRSVGVQGDGRTYGHPIVLRPVSSEDAMTADWSRLPYEVLAKISTRITNEVADVNRVVLDVTSKPPGTIEWE; from the coding sequence GTGCCAGAAGCGTCCCCCGCCGCCCCCGACACCGTCCTGGTCGTCGACTTCGGTGCGCAGTACGCCCAGCTCATCGCCCGTCGCGTCCGCGAGGCCCGGGTCTACAGCGAGATCGTGCCGAGCACCATGCCGGTCCAGGAGATGCTCGCCAAGAACCCGGCGGCGATCATCCTCTCCGGAGGCCCCTCGTCGGTGTACGCCGAGGCCGCCCCCCGTCTCGATCGAGCGATCTTCGAGTCCGGCGTCCCCGTCTTCGGCATGTGCTACGGCTTCCAGCTGATGGCGACGACCCTCGGCGGCACGGTCGACAACACCGGCGCCCGCGAGTACGGCCGTACGCCCCTGCACGTCTCCAAGTCCGGATCGACCCTCTTCGAGGGCACCCCGGACGAGCAGTCGGTGTGGATGTCGCACGGTGACGCGTGCAGCGCCGCCCCGGAGGGCTTCACGGTCACGGCGTCCACGGATGTCGTCCCGGTCGCGGCCTTCGAGAACGACGAGAAGAAGCTGTACGGCGTCCAGTACCACCCGGAGGTCATGCACTCCACGCACGGCCAGCAGGTGCTCGAGCACTTCCTGTACCGCGGCGCGGGCCTCACGCCGAACTGGACGACCGGCAACGTCATCGACGAGCAGGTCGCCCTCATCCGCGAGCAGGTCGGCGACAAGCGCGCCATCTGCGGCCTCTCCGGCGGTGTGGACTCCGCCGTCGCCGCCGCCCTCGTGCAGAAGGCCATCGGCTCCCAGCTGACCTGCGTGTACGTCGACCACGGCCTGATGCGCAAGGGCGAGACCGAGCAGGTCGAGAAGGACTTCGTGGCCGCGACCGGCGTACAGCTGAAGGTCGTGGACGCGCAGGAGCGGTTCCTCACCGCGCTCAAGGGCGTCTCGGACCCCGAGGAGAAGCGGAAGATCATCGGCCGGGAGTTCATCCGGGTCTTCGAGCAGGCCCAGGCGGAGATCATCGCCGAGGCCGCGGAGGGCGAGGACGTCGCCTTCCTGGTCCAGGGCACGCTCTACCCGGACGTGGTCGAGTCCGGTGGCGGCACCGGCACGGCCAACATCAAGTCCCACCACAACGTGGGCGGTCTCCCCGAGGACCTCGAGTTCGAGCTCGTCGAGCCGCTGCGCAAGCTGTTCAAGGACGAGGTCCGGATGGTCGGGCAGGAGCTCGGTCTCCCCGACGAGATCGTCCAGCGCCAGCCCTTCCCGGGCCCGGGCCTCGGCATCCGGATCGTCGGCGAGGTGACGAAGGAGCGGCTCGACCTGCTCCGCGAGGCCGACGCCATCGCCCGCGAGGAGCTCACGGCGGCCGGTCTGGACCGTGACATCTGGCAGTGCCCGGTGGTCCTGCTCGCGGACGTCCGCAGCGTGGGCGTCCAGGGCGACGGCCGCACGTACGGTCACCCGATCGTGCTGCGCCCCGTCTCCTCCGAGGACGCGATGACCGCCGACTGGTCGCGCCTCCCGTACGAGGTCCTCGCCAAGATCTCGACCCGCATCACCAACGAGGTCGCGGACGTCAACCGAGTCGTCCTCGACGTCACGAGCAAGCCCCCGGGCACGATCGAGTGGGAGTAG
- a CDS encoding chorismate mutase, giving the protein MPIRGTSSQEEPTMADVLDKTGARTDEAADVITGARERIDALDDRIIGLVQERMAVSKVIQEARIESGGRRVNLSREMEILAHFRDALGKPGTSLAMTLLELCRGRV; this is encoded by the coding sequence CTGCCGATCCGGGGCACCTCATCCCAAGAGGAGCCCACCATGGCCGACGTACTCGACAAGACCGGCGCCCGTACCGACGAGGCCGCGGACGTGATCACCGGCGCCCGTGAACGCATCGACGCCCTCGACGACCGGATCATCGGCCTCGTCCAGGAACGGATGGCCGTGTCGAAGGTGATCCAGGAGGCCCGGATCGAGTCCGGTGGCCGCCGGGTGAACCTCTCGCGCGAGATGGAGATCCTCGCCCATTTCAGGGACGCGCTCGGCAAGCCCGGCACATCGCTCGCCATGACGCTGCTGGAGCTGTGCCGCGGCCGCGTCTGA